Proteins from a genomic interval of Rhodothermales bacterium:
- a CDS encoding LacI family DNA-binding transcriptional regulator — MPTIYDIASRAGVSIATVSRVFNGSPRVSDRTKRNVLAVAEDLGYSPHATARSLARRRSSVVAAVIPMLTNYFFVEILRGLQDRMAQSEYDLLVFAARTLDEVDMQMDRALQRGQSAGILVFSSPMPEARVKRLQRSGRSIVLVDCFHADMDAVSINNEHGGRLATEHLITCGCKRVGLIMANPESEPARDRHTGYLHALAEAGIDVDPSLIETSNEPVLHGYSEQSGYQAMRSLLNRPQPPDGVFATSDIQAIGALRALREAGRSVPSDTRLVGFDDILISRHVGLTTVRQPMYEMGVIAAERLIARIENPDQVQAQTVLSPRLVVRQTTEVPA; from the coding sequence GTGCCCACCATCTACGACATCGCTAGCCGAGCGGGCGTGTCCATAGCCACGGTGTCTCGTGTATTCAACGGGTCGCCGCGGGTATCGGACCGCACCAAGCGCAATGTGCTTGCGGTGGCTGAGGACCTTGGGTACTCGCCGCACGCCACGGCCCGGTCGCTCGCCAGGCGCCGATCCAGCGTGGTGGCAGCGGTGATCCCGATGCTGACCAACTACTTCTTTGTCGAGATCCTGCGCGGCCTGCAGGATCGCATGGCCCAGAGCGAATACGATCTTCTGGTGTTCGCGGCTCGCACCCTCGACGAGGTGGACATGCAGATGGACCGGGCCCTGCAGCGCGGCCAATCCGCCGGCATCCTGGTGTTCTCGAGCCCGATGCCTGAGGCGCGCGTCAAGCGGCTGCAGCGAAGCGGACGAAGTATCGTGCTTGTCGACTGCTTCCACGCAGACATGGATGCGGTCAGTATCAACAACGAGCATGGAGGACGACTGGCCACGGAACACCTGATTACCTGCGGCTGCAAGCGCGTGGGCCTGATCATGGCCAATCCCGAGTCCGAGCCGGCCAGGGACCGGCACACGGGATACCTGCACGCACTGGCCGAGGCAGGCATCGATGTGGATCCTTCGCTGATCGAAACCAGCAACGAACCGGTACTCCACGGCTACTCGGAGCAGTCTGGCTATCAGGCCATGCGCTCACTGCTGAATCGCCCGCAGCCGCCCGACGGGGTATTCGCCACGTCCGACATTCAGGCGATCGGCGCTCTCCGTGCATTGCGGGAGGCCGGCCGGTCCGTGCCAAGCGACACGCGGCTGGTTGGATTTGACGACATCCTGATCTCACGCCACGTGGGGCTGACCACCGTGCGGCAACCGATGTATGAGATGGGTGTGATTGCAGCGGAGCGTCTGATTGCGAGAATCGAGAACCCGGACCAGGTTCAGGCGCAGACGGTGCTGTCTCCGCGCCTGGTTGTGCGACAGACCACGGAGGTGCCGGCATGA
- a CDS encoding glycosyltransferase family 4 protein, which translates to MTTSAPTDLLFMMAGDVHRNARALRQLGALAADGMSVRVLCLPGQATSPLPDGVSVEPIAVQGSGGPGFFRRLHRQFAEAAAAHAAKLVHASDLYVLRAARQTARARGVPYTFDARELYTHVAATAGRPHVRFFWDVVQRGAIRQAARVWTVSNHIADFLAERYGITRPDVQLNAPAFREITPDPFLRNTLGLMPDQPILLHLGQLRRDRGAEVLIQAMAEWPTTAPDAQLVFLGYGPHRKTLERLANGLARVHFLDPVPPNRVLPVTAGADLGVTLLQPTCLNHRYALPNKLFDYLAAGLPVVASDLEETGAMVRRFDCGLTVEPNRPDAVRDALLKACTRSADTLRWKRNARVAGETLDWNAVSDRFARQMRSLIP; encoded by the coding sequence ATGACCACTTCCGCCCCGACTGATCTCCTCTTCATGATGGCTGGCGACGTGCACCGAAATGCACGTGCGCTTCGCCAGTTGGGAGCACTGGCTGCAGATGGCATGTCGGTGCGGGTTCTCTGCCTACCCGGGCAGGCCACTTCTCCGCTCCCGGATGGCGTCTCCGTAGAGCCAATAGCCGTGCAGGGCAGCGGCGGGCCGGGCTTCTTCCGGCGCCTGCATCGGCAGTTTGCGGAGGCCGCAGCCGCGCACGCCGCGAAGCTGGTCCACGCCTCCGACCTTTACGTACTTCGCGCCGCGCGCCAAACCGCAAGAGCCCGCGGCGTCCCCTACACCTTCGACGCGCGCGAGCTCTACACGCACGTCGCGGCGACGGCCGGGAGACCCCACGTGCGATTTTTCTGGGATGTGGTCCAGCGTGGTGCCATCCGTCAAGCCGCTCGCGTGTGGACGGTCAGCAACCATATCGCAGACTTCCTGGCCGAGCGGTACGGGATCACTCGCCCGGACGTCCAGCTCAATGCGCCCGCATTCCGGGAAATAACGCCGGACCCGTTCCTCAGAAACACGCTCGGTCTGATGCCGGATCAGCCCATCCTGCTCCATCTGGGACAGTTGAGAAGGGATCGTGGAGCGGAGGTGTTGATCCAAGCGATGGCAGAGTGGCCGACCACCGCCCCGGATGCTCAGCTGGTATTTCTCGGCTACGGACCCCATCGCAAGACGCTGGAACGTTTGGCGAATGGGCTCGCACGCGTGCACTTCCTGGACCCGGTGCCGCCGAATCGGGTGTTGCCGGTTACTGCAGGGGCAGACCTGGGCGTGACGCTGCTGCAGCCGACTTGCCTGAATCACCGGTATGCGCTGCCGAACAAGCTCTTCGACTATCTCGCGGCCGGCCTGCCGGTGGTTGCTTCGGATCTCGAGGAAACGGGGGCGATGGTGCGGCGATTCGATTGCGGCCTGACGGTGGAGCCGAACCGCCCGGACGCGGTTCGCGACGCCCTGCTCAAGGCATGCACCCGAAGCGCCGATACCCTTCGTTGGAAGCGTAACGCGCGCGTTGCTGGCGAAACATTAGACTGGAACGCGGTTTCAGACCGATTCGCGCGGCAGATGCGCAGCCTCATCCCATGA
- a CDS encoding thioredoxin fold domain-containing protein — MTRLFSTVVLLLAMAGTALAQSPRAAVWIPFEEALEMGKKAEKMVLVDIWSPRCGWCRKMQEEVYTRDDVLDYLDEHFITGRLNIDVRDDTLSYLGYELSSADLSVGFGARGTPTTVFLTPDGGYITRLPGYHDYDSYWPVLQFIGSESFRDMSFQEFMEKRGTPLKQAEGQR; from the coding sequence ATGACACGACTTTTCTCTACCGTAGTACTTCTGCTCGCCATGGCCGGCACCGCCCTGGCGCAGTCGCCGCGTGCTGCGGTGTGGATTCCGTTTGAGGAGGCCCTCGAGATGGGCAAGAAGGCGGAAAAGATGGTCCTGGTAGACATCTGGTCGCCGCGATGTGGCTGGTGCCGCAAGATGCAGGAAGAAGTCTATACGCGCGATGACGTACTGGACTACCTGGACGAGCACTTCATCACCGGCCGCCTCAACATCGACGTGCGTGACGACACGCTGTCGTACCTGGGTTACGAGCTTTCGTCTGCGGACTTGTCGGTCGGATTCGGGGCGCGTGGAACGCCGACCACCGTTTTCCTGACACCTGACGGAGGCTACATCACCCGCCTACCCGGGTATCACGACTACGATTCCTACTGGCCGGTGCTGCAGTTCATCGGGTCCGAATCGTTCCGGGACATGAGCTTCCAGGAGTTCATGGAGAAACGCGGAACGCCGCTGAAGCAGGCCGAGGGCCAGCGCTAG
- a CDS encoding NAD-dependent epimerase/dehydratase family protein, whose product MTTRRQFLQSAALVGAGLSAFPSRAMGSFTKPRRLLILGGTGFIGPHMVRYALERGHDVTIFNRGRTNTHLFPDVEKLVGDRAGDLSALEGRRWDVVIDNHATLPGWVRRSAGMLKDAADQYVHVSTISVYAPASFDGAEPGSDAEQAARIHEDSPLSQLPADHDGGEEVTGATYGPFKWMAEGEARQAFGDERTTIVRPGLIVGPGDPTDRFTYWPARLDRGGRVLAPGDGRDPVQFIDARDLTAWIVRLAEGGTAGVFNGTGPAGRLSMRGMLEAGQEAVGKDATLEWVPADFLSEHGVRPWGDMPVWIPSNPLTFVQVERAVQAGLTFRPIGETFRDTLAWHKARPEAERAEPRAGLPADREAEVLTAWDDA is encoded by the coding sequence ATGACCACCCGCCGCCAGTTCCTGCAATCAGCCGCGCTTGTCGGCGCGGGCCTCTCCGCGTTTCCGTCTCGTGCGATGGGCTCATTCACAAAGCCGCGGAGACTGCTGATTCTGGGCGGCACAGGTTTCATCGGCCCCCACATGGTGCGATACGCGCTTGAGCGCGGACATGACGTGACCATTTTCAATCGTGGTCGCACGAACACCCACCTGTTTCCTGACGTGGAGAAGCTGGTCGGAGACCGTGCCGGAGACCTTTCGGCGTTGGAAGGCAGGCGTTGGGATGTGGTCATCGACAACCATGCGACCTTGCCCGGTTGGGTGCGTCGGTCTGCAGGGATGCTCAAAGACGCGGCGGATCAGTACGTGCATGTGTCCACGATCTCGGTCTACGCGCCGGCCTCGTTCGACGGGGCAGAGCCCGGCTCCGACGCGGAGCAGGCTGCGCGCATCCATGAGGACTCGCCGCTTTCGCAGCTTCCGGCCGATCACGATGGCGGGGAGGAGGTTACGGGCGCCACATATGGGCCGTTCAAGTGGATGGCCGAGGGTGAGGCTCGCCAGGCCTTCGGTGACGAGCGTACAACCATTGTGCGGCCGGGACTGATTGTGGGCCCGGGAGACCCGACAGATCGCTTCACCTACTGGCCTGCCCGTCTGGATCGCGGCGGTCGAGTGCTGGCTCCCGGAGATGGTCGGGACCCGGTTCAGTTCATCGATGCTCGAGACCTCACCGCCTGGATTGTGAGGCTGGCCGAGGGAGGAACCGCGGGTGTATTCAACGGCACCGGCCCGGCGGGTCGACTGAGCATGCGCGGGATGCTGGAGGCCGGGCAGGAGGCCGTCGGCAAGGATGCCACTCTTGAGTGGGTGCCCGCGGATTTCCTGTCCGAACATGGTGTGCGTCCATGGGGAGACATGCCGGTCTGGATTCCGTCCAATCCGCTGACCTTTGTGCAGGTGGAGCGCGCCGTGCAGGCAGGACTCACTTTCCGGCCGATTGGAGAGACGTTTCGAGACACCCTGGCGTGGCACAAGGCCCGCCCGGAGGCGGAGCGTGCCGAACCGCGCGCCGGACTCCCCGCCGATCGGGAGGCGGAGGTGCTGACCGCCTGGGACGACGCTTAA
- the prmC gene encoding peptide chain release factor N(5)-glutamine methyltransferase, giving the protein MAPKSLEALPTTVEEARTRIRALIEPAAPETAARETDWILEWVTGLDRARLLVAGNSPLDSDQANRAMGAAMRRATREPLQYILGRADFFGRTFEVGPGALIPRPETEHLVEEALQGLPGNARVLDAGAGSGCIACTISLERPDVSVFALDISPVALDWSRRNTQKLDARVTHIQGDMLNPEQVLPRGLDLIASNPPYVPREDAPDLQPELAHEPETALFVDGDREAYVRALVRWAGRLLVPGGRLLVETHAPDAARLLELLRSTHLGAQRIVRDLSGRPRVLCATRQPF; this is encoded by the coding sequence GTGGCCCCAAAATCGCTGGAAGCGCTGCCAACGACCGTAGAAGAGGCGAGAACCCGCATCCGGGCGTTGATCGAACCTGCAGCCCCGGAAACGGCTGCGAGAGAGACCGACTGGATCCTTGAATGGGTCACGGGCCTGGACCGGGCCCGACTGCTTGTTGCCGGGAATTCGCCGCTCGATTCCGATCAGGCGAATCGGGCGATGGGAGCTGCGATGCGCCGGGCGACTCGCGAGCCCCTGCAGTACATCCTTGGGCGGGCTGATTTCTTCGGTCGCACGTTCGAGGTCGGTCCCGGAGCGCTGATTCCCAGGCCGGAGACCGAGCACCTGGTGGAAGAGGCCCTGCAGGGGCTGCCCGGGAATGCGCGCGTACTTGACGCAGGCGCCGGCAGCGGCTGCATCGCCTGTACGATCTCGCTGGAACGGCCCGATGTCAGTGTCTTTGCCCTGGACATCAGTCCGGTGGCGCTGGACTGGTCGCGGCGAAATACGCAGAAGCTGGACGCGCGTGTGACCCACATCCAGGGAGACATGCTGAATCCGGAGCAGGTGCTCCCGCGGGGGCTGGACCTCATCGCCAGTAACCCCCCGTACGTACCGCGCGAGGACGCCCCGGATCTGCAACCCGAACTCGCACATGAGCCGGAGACGGCGCTCTTTGTGGACGGCGATCGTGAGGCGTATGTCCGTGCGCTTGTCCGGTGGGCCGGCCGTCTCCTGGTGCCCGGTGGCCGACTGCTTGTTGAGACCCATGCGCCGGATGCGGCGCGTCTTCTGGAGTTGCTTCGGAGTACTCACTTGGGTGCCCAGCGCATCGTCAGGGACCTCTCCGGCAGGCCGCGCGTCTTGTGCGCCACCCGACAACCGTTCTGA
- the glgP gene encoding alpha-glucan family phosphorylase translates to MDTLQKLETLSRNLWWSWHPEAIELFRQLNPGAFRAAGNSPVAALRQADPAVLAQKSYQAEVDEVFADFDGYMTSRGKHADAPRTAYFCMEFGLHESLPLYSGGLGILAGDHVKAASDVGLPFVAVGLFLRDGYFKQYFDPKGWQQDEYPSIDATRHPVELVRGPDGSEVVVTVHSGWQTVHLRAWRLKVGRSTLYLLDTDFDENPYELRFLTRRLYQGNRTTRLQQEIILGIGGLRMLRALGEQADVYHMNEGHCALMALELLRERRGWDHQAEDWVRQHCVFTTHTPVAAGHDRFDPALFLEQMAQFREQIGFSEHELLGWGRVNPHDISEQFTMTVLGLKLARSSNGVSRLNGEVARRQWHHLYADRAVENVPIGHVTNGIHLPTWTSPKARGFLADKLGEDWMDNREESAVWDRLSGASDRELWAYRSGLRTALIDYVKHHIRYQTMPQTANLDPDVLTIGFARRFATYKRAPLLFSDLDRAAALFNDPKRPIQVIYAGKAHPADKEGQRFIHQIFELTQDPRFNGRLVFLENYNMEVGRMLVSGSDVWLNNPRRPYEASGTSGQKVAIHGGLNLSILDGWWPEGYDGTNGWAIGSDAGHEYKDPAVQDPEDANFLYQTLAESVVPEFYDRKSGVPEAWVARMRSAMSKLSYEFSAHRMICDYIDTIYADGVEA, encoded by the coding sequence ATGGACACCCTGCAGAAACTGGAAACGCTCTCCCGCAACCTGTGGTGGAGCTGGCACCCGGAAGCTATAGAGCTCTTTCGTCAGCTGAATCCCGGAGCGTTCCGCGCCGCCGGCAACAGCCCGGTCGCCGCCCTGCGGCAGGCGGACCCGGCCGTTCTGGCGCAGAAGTCGTATCAGGCGGAGGTCGATGAGGTCTTTGCAGACTTCGACGGCTACATGACCTCGCGCGGAAAGCACGCCGATGCGCCCCGCACGGCCTACTTCTGCATGGAGTTCGGCCTTCATGAGAGCCTGCCCCTCTATTCCGGCGGTTTGGGCATCCTGGCCGGCGATCACGTCAAGGCGGCGTCTGATGTCGGCCTTCCGTTTGTGGCGGTCGGCCTTTTCCTGCGTGACGGCTATTTCAAGCAGTATTTCGACCCCAAGGGCTGGCAGCAGGACGAGTATCCGTCAATAGACGCCACCCGCCACCCGGTCGAACTGGTGCGTGGTCCTGACGGCTCCGAGGTCGTGGTCACCGTGCATTCTGGATGGCAGACGGTACACCTTCGCGCATGGCGTCTGAAGGTCGGCCGTTCTACGCTGTACCTGCTGGACACCGACTTTGACGAGAACCCCTACGAACTCCGTTTCCTGACGCGCCGCCTGTATCAGGGCAACCGTACCACGCGTCTGCAGCAGGAAATCATCCTGGGTATCGGTGGTCTGCGCATGCTGCGTGCGCTTGGCGAGCAAGCCGACGTGTACCACATGAACGAGGGGCACTGTGCCCTCATGGCGCTGGAGCTCCTGCGCGAGCGTCGCGGCTGGGATCACCAGGCCGAGGATTGGGTGCGCCAGCACTGTGTGTTCACCACGCATACGCCCGTGGCGGCCGGTCATGACCGTTTCGACCCTGCGCTCTTCCTGGAGCAGATGGCGCAGTTCCGCGAGCAGATCGGCTTCTCCGAGCACGAACTACTCGGCTGGGGTCGGGTGAATCCGCACGACATCTCCGAGCAGTTTACGATGACGGTGCTCGGGCTCAAGCTGGCCCGCTCGTCCAACGGCGTGTCCCGGCTCAACGGCGAGGTCGCCCGCCGGCAGTGGCACCACCTGTACGCCGACCGCGCAGTGGAGAACGTGCCCATCGGCCATGTGACGAACGGTATCCACCTTCCCACCTGGACTTCGCCGAAAGCGCGAGGCTTCCTGGCCGACAAGCTGGGCGAGGACTGGATGGACAACCGCGAAGAATCCGCCGTTTGGGATCGTCTGAGCGGCGCCTCCGACAGGGAACTCTGGGCGTACCGCTCGGGACTGCGTACAGCGCTGATCGACTACGTGAAGCACCACATCCGGTACCAGACCATGCCGCAGACGGCCAATCTGGATCCGGACGTATTGACCATCGGCTTCGCGCGCCGGTTCGCGACCTACAAGCGTGCGCCGCTCCTCTTCTCGGACCTCGATCGTGCGGCCGCGCTGTTCAATGACCCCAAACGTCCGATCCAGGTCATCTACGCCGGCAAGGCCCATCCCGCCGACAAGGAGGGCCAGCGGTTCATCCACCAGATCTTTGAGCTGACGCAGGACCCGCGCTTCAACGGTCGCCTGGTCTTTCTGGAGAACTACAACATGGAGGTCGGCCGCATGCTGGTTTCCGGATCCGACGTCTGGCTCAACAACCCGCGGCGCCCCTACGAGGCCAGCGGTACGAGCGGCCAGAAGGTGGCCATCCATGGCGGCCTCAACCTGTCCATTCTGGATGGCTGGTGGCCGGAAGGCTATGACGGGACCAACGGCTGGGCCATCGGCAGTGATGCGGGGCACGAATACAAGGATCCTGCGGTTCAGGACCCGGAAGACGCCAACTTCCTGTATCAGACCCTCGCCGAGTCCGTAGTGCCGGAGTTCTATGATCGGAAGAGCGGCGTGCCAGAAGCCTGGGTAGCCCGCATGCGCAGCGCGATGAGCAAACTCAGCTATGAGTTCTCGGCCCATCGCATGATCTGCGACTACATCGACACCATTTACGCCGACGGCGTAGAGGCCTAG
- a CDS encoding phenylalanine 4-monooxygenase — MDAVLNLEDTRSAYEKAADEGIDPRCVPQNLEDNPPIGPDIVAPEYSALEHDNWRFLFDRQMKLLPGRAGQAFLEGVEVLHMTPDRIPRLADLSARMEEATGWRIARIPGLLHERDFFRLLSERTFPSTDYIRGVEELDYTPAPDCFHDIFGHMPMLTEPAFADFYQLFGQAALHAEGADRPRLERLHWFTVEFGLIKQEEGTRIFGAGVMSSKNEVLNALSDKVERLSFDVERIVEQDYDVWHLQPILFELESFEQLVESFRDWTHAKGLL, encoded by the coding sequence ATGGACGCCGTCCTGAACCTGGAAGACACACGATCCGCGTACGAAAAGGCCGCTGACGAGGGCATTGATCCGCGTTGCGTGCCACAGAACCTGGAGGACAATCCTCCCATCGGTCCGGACATCGTGGCTCCGGAATACTCGGCTCTGGAGCACGACAACTGGCGCTTCCTGTTTGACCGGCAGATGAAGCTTCTGCCCGGCAGGGCCGGTCAGGCCTTCCTTGAAGGCGTCGAGGTGTTGCACATGACGCCGGACCGTATCCCGCGTCTGGCAGACCTGAGCGCCCGCATGGAGGAGGCTACGGGCTGGCGCATCGCCCGCATCCCGGGGCTGTTGCACGAGCGCGACTTCTTCAGACTTCTGTCGGAGCGCACGTTTCCGTCAACGGACTATATCCGCGGTGTCGAAGAACTGGACTACACGCCGGCCCCGGACTGCTTCCACGACATCTTCGGCCACATGCCCATGCTGACCGAGCCGGCCTTTGCCGACTTCTATCAGCTCTTCGGCCAGGCAGCCCTGCACGCGGAGGGTGCCGATCGACCTCGGCTGGAGCGCCTCCACTGGTTCACGGTGGAGTTCGGGCTCATCAAGCAGGAAGAGGGCACTCGTATCTTCGGCGCGGGCGTGATGTCCTCGAAGAACGAGGTCCTGAACGCGCTCTCAGACAAGGTGGAGCGCCTGTCGTTCGATGTCGAGCGCATCGTCGAGCAGGACTACGACGTCTGGCACCTGCAGCCCATTCTGTTCGAGCTCGAAAGCTTCGAACAGCTCGTGGAGAGCTTCCGAGACTGGACGCACGCGAAAGGGCTGCTGTAG
- a CDS encoding serine/threonine-protein phosphatase: MSQAPETETVYEKSARFAESVFRDFSSGEIPQTLRQDLQETYDFYLDGETRERLSEMHPIKRWAFSTWYLCKNLVLKLTPTRRIILLVGVVLAIDGAGGDTTNLLLGFLALLFILGLELKDKLLAHDELEAGRVVQSALMPERRPKFSGWDIWLYTAPANDVGGDLVDCQKVDKQRFAVSLGDVSGKGLGAALFMAKLQATVRAISPSIRSLAELGARVNEIFCRDGLPGRFASLVYAELTRDAGEVRFVNAGHLPPHLVKREGVVETDKGGPAIGLSVNARYTESDLHMEPGEVLVLVSDGVTEARDQYGSFFGDDRFHRLLEYAYGHSAAEVGEQIVDAVEAFVGAARPSDDLSVAVIARRPARVLGSGPPPGKSRV; encoded by the coding sequence ATGTCGCAGGCACCAGAAACAGAGACCGTTTACGAGAAATCGGCCCGCTTCGCGGAGTCGGTGTTCCGCGATTTCAGCTCGGGCGAGATCCCGCAGACCCTGCGACAGGACCTCCAGGAGACGTACGATTTCTATCTGGACGGCGAGACCCGGGAGCGCCTCTCAGAGATGCACCCCATCAAGCGCTGGGCCTTCTCCACCTGGTATCTGTGCAAGAATCTTGTCCTGAAGCTCACCCCGACCCGCCGCATCATTCTGCTCGTGGGTGTCGTGCTGGCCATCGATGGCGCCGGCGGTGACACCACCAATCTGCTTCTGGGCTTTTTGGCTCTCCTGTTCATCCTCGGGCTGGAACTGAAAGACAAGCTCCTGGCGCACGATGAACTCGAGGCCGGCCGAGTCGTCCAGTCAGCTCTCATGCCGGAGCGCAGACCCAAGTTTTCGGGTTGGGATATATGGCTGTACACGGCACCGGCCAACGACGTCGGCGGTGACCTCGTGGACTGCCAGAAGGTGGACAAACAGCGGTTCGCGGTGTCCCTCGGAGACGTTTCTGGCAAAGGACTCGGAGCGGCCCTGTTCATGGCCAAGCTGCAGGCGACCGTTCGGGCGATCTCGCCGTCCATCCGTTCCCTTGCCGAGCTCGGCGCCCGCGTGAATGAAATCTTCTGCCGAGACGGCCTGCCGGGGCGCTTTGCAAGTCTTGTCTATGCGGAGTTGACCCGGGATGCCGGTGAGGTTCGTTTTGTAAACGCCGGCCATTTGCCACCGCATCTGGTGAAGCGGGAAGGCGTGGTGGAGACCGACAAGGGAGGCCCGGCGATCGGCCTGTCGGTCAATGCGCGCTACACCGAATCGGACCTCCACATGGAGCCGGGCGAGGTTCTGGTGCTGGTCAGCGATGGGGTCACCGAAGCCCGCGACCAGTATGGGTCGTTCTTTGGCGATGACCGCTTTCATCGACTGCTGGAGTATGCCTATGGCCATTCCGCAGCAGAAGTTGGCGAGCAGATCGTAGACGCCGTCGAGGCCTTTGTAGGAGCCGCCAGACCAAGTGACGACCTTTCTGTGGCGGTGATTGCCAGACGTCCGGCGCGCGTGCTGGGGTCCGGCCCTCCCCCCGGGAAGTCCCGGGTTTAG
- a CDS encoding M23 family metallopeptidase, whose protein sequence is MAKHRYYYYDSESCSFVELKSRRKRLQMQVAGVVSVALLLALGLTWGMDHVVETPQELALRAENEALQQQLADFDARISAVTGQLAELSEKDQELYRSIFQADPISDDVRQVGVGGTDAYAAFGRFSPNAASLLRNTAQGLDRLELQIGLQTDSYRELTRFAGEYDRQLDEMPVIIPSEGRVISGFGMRYHPILKVRRMHYGVDINVNTGTPVVAAGDGVIMEATRGNGFGNYIKIRHETAGYVTVYAHLRSFAPGLRKGQKVERGDLIAYSGNTGLSKSPHLHYEVRDLDGRALNPIYFLAPSLTPAAYKKILEEAENTTVIFD, encoded by the coding sequence ATGGCTAAACACCGCTACTACTATTACGACTCCGAGTCCTGCTCCTTTGTTGAGCTGAAGAGCCGGAGGAAGCGCCTGCAAATGCAGGTGGCTGGAGTCGTGTCGGTTGCGCTCCTTCTTGCCCTCGGACTCACCTGGGGTATGGATCATGTGGTAGAAACGCCACAGGAACTCGCGCTTCGCGCAGAAAATGAAGCGCTGCAGCAGCAGTTGGCCGACTTCGATGCGCGCATCTCCGCCGTGACCGGTCAGTTGGCGGAGCTGAGTGAGAAAGACCAGGAGCTGTATCGCTCCATCTTCCAGGCAGATCCCATCTCTGACGACGTGCGCCAGGTGGGTGTCGGTGGTACCGACGCCTACGCAGCGTTCGGACGGTTCAGCCCGAATGCGGCTTCGCTTCTGCGCAATACCGCTCAGGGACTGGATCGGTTGGAACTCCAGATCGGACTGCAGACGGACAGCTACCGCGAGCTCACCCGGTTCGCAGGCGAGTATGATCGCCAACTGGACGAAATGCCGGTCATCATCCCCTCGGAAGGCCGGGTCATCTCCGGCTTCGGCATGCGCTACCATCCGATCCTGAAGGTGCGTCGCATGCATTATGGCGTGGACATCAACGTCAACACCGGCACGCCGGTGGTCGCCGCTGGCGATGGCGTCATCATGGAGGCCACCCGCGGTAACGGGTTCGGCAACTACATCAAGATTCGACATGAGACGGCAGGGTACGTGACCGTCTACGCGCACCTGCGCAGCTTCGCGCCCGGTCTGCGCAAAGGCCAGAAGGTGGAGCGTGGAGACCTGATTGCCTACAGCGGCAACACCGGACTCTCCAAGTCACCGCACCTGCACTATGAGGTCCGGGATCTGGACGGCCGAGCCCTGAATCCGATCTACTTCCTGGCCCCGAGCCTCACCCCGGCGGCCTACAAAAAGATTCTCGAGGAAGCGGAAAACACCACCGTCATATTCGACTGA
- a CDS encoding DUF2795 domain-containing protein, whose translation MYWTLDLASYLEDAPWPASRVELMDYAERTGAPQEVVDNLRAMEDDGEPYESIEEVWPDYPTGDDDFYYEED comes from the coding sequence ATGTACTGGACTCTTGACTTGGCCTCCTACCTGGAGGATGCCCCTTGGCCCGCCTCGCGCGTGGAGCTCATGGACTATGCGGAGCGCACCGGCGCGCCGCAGGAAGTCGTGGACAATCTTCGCGCCATGGAAGATGACGGAGAGCCGTACGAAAGTATTGAGGAAGTCTGGCCCGATTACCCGACGGGCGATGACGACTTCTACTACGAGGAAGACTAG